In Cyanobacterium stanieri LEGE 03274, the genomic window TATAATCACACATTATCCCCCCTAAAGACGTACCATGGTACGTCTCTACCACCTGATTCCTAAACAAAAGTAGTTGACACCATAGCCGCCATCAATGACTCAGGTTTTACCGTAAAAGGCAGACGATGAATATCAGACTCTGGCTGACAAGCAATTTGAGCGCAGCGGCGTAATTCCTCAAGGGTAATTTTACCCAAGCCCAAATCCTCAAGGGTACAAGGTAACCCAAGGGTTTTATAAAACTTGATTAACTGTTGTCTGGAAGTAGCCGCTAACTTATTATTATCTAACATTTCCTCTAGTCTGAGCTGCACCAAAATACCATAGGATACCTTCGCCCCATGAAGATTATGATGACTACTTGATAAATGGGTAAGCGCATTATGCACCGCATGGGCGGCAACCGTGCGACAATTTGCCCCCCCCAAACCACCGCTTACCCCCGCAAGTAATACCGTGGCATCTACCACCTCTTTCCAATCTTCCCTGAGAGGATGGGCAACAGCACTTTCTGTCTTTTGAAATAAAATATCCCTTAATACCCTAGCCTGTTGTACCGCCGCAATGGTTAACGTAGCGCTCGAATTACCACTACTAATAGAAGCCTCGTACCACTTGGCGATCGCATCTCCAACCCCTGCAATAAGGGTATGAGAAGGGGCAGAGGCAATTAAACCATAATCTAAAATCAACAAATCAGGGCAACTTCTCAAACTCACATCATACAAAAAAGCCCCCTCCTCAGAATAAATATTACTCAACGCACTCCAAGCCGCACAAGTCGCCCCAGAAGTAGGAATAGTAACCACAGGTAATCCAGCCTTAAAAGCCAATAACTTAGCCATATCCAAAGCCTTACCACCGCCCACACCAATGACAAAATCAGCCCCATGGGATTTTAAACCCTTCTCCAACCTAGCCAAAGAAGTCTCACAACAGTCAGGCGCATAACTATCATAACAAGGCTTTAAACCATATTCCTTAAAAAATCCCTCCAAATAACCATCAACCATCTTCAAAGTATTATCACCACCCACCACCATCGGGCGTTTACCCCAACGGGCAATTTCCGCCCCAGCATTTTTTAAACAATCTTCCCCCTTCAATATTCTGCCAGGGGCAATTTGTAAACTAAAAATTTCTTTCTTCGTACCCTGACTAACTACCGATTTTGTTTTACTCATAGATAAAATTCAATCTTTAAAATAATAGATTCTCACCATTGCCCTTTAACCCGACTAACTATTTCTCCATGGATAAATGATACGTCAGAGGTTCACAAAAACGATCAATTCCCTGTTTAACCGCATAAATAACCACAGGAGTAACCAACAAAGGAGGGCAAATTTTTCGCTCTAATAAATATTGTACGGCAGGTTCAATATAATTGTCTTGTAAATCCTCTCTCAAATCCTGCTCACAGATAGCCACTCGACATCTTTTAACTAATCCCTCAAGCCAATCTACCCTATCAGGAGTTTGCCCAATGGATAAGGCAATATCCGTAGCCGAATCCTCCAAGTCTCCTTCACAATCTTCGATAATAGCTAAAGCCCTCAAGGCGATTTCACAGCCTTCCAATTGCTCTTGATAATAACTAATTTCTTCCCTACTCAGTTGCATTGATTCCAGCATTTATTACTAACTATCAATACAAATTATACTCTTGTGGGTTATCTGTTTTTTTCATCGGCGAAAATAACTTTGTCAATAAATTCAAAAAATGGTATCTTAAATAAGTATCATGGGTACGTAGCTCAGGGGATAGAGCACCAGATTCCGGTTCTGGGTGTCGGGGGTTCGATTCCCTCCGTACTCGTTACTTTTATTGCTCATCATCTAAGGTTTTTAAGCACAAAATAACACCTAAAATAGAGTGATAATCTAGGGAAAATATCCCTACAAACACAATAAAAATACGGACACTTGCCATGTCTTCTAGCCAAGAATCATCCGCCCCCTACAAAAGTAGATTACTTAATTTTTTTAATCGTCAGTATCTGAAAATTAACTCATCTTTAGGCATATCAGTAAGACAATTTACGCAAACTTTTAATACGGGTATCGCTACAATTCTTTATCCTTTTTATCTTTTGCTTAATAATACTAAAAAACTCGGGAATATTTTCACACAGAAAAGCTCTCAAGTTGAACAACAAAAGTTAAATCAAAGCACTCAAAAAATATCCTCTGATTATATTTTAGATCAGGTATCTGAGCAGATTATTAATATTTCTGAAATTCCTAAA contains:
- a CDS encoding iron-containing alcohol dehydrogenase family protein, translating into MSKTKSVVSQGTKKEIFSLQIAPGRILKGEDCLKNAGAEIARWGKRPMVVGGDNTLKMVDGYLEGFFKEYGLKPCYDSYAPDCCETSLARLEKGLKSHGADFVIGVGGGKALDMAKLLAFKAGLPVVTIPTSGATCAAWSALSNIYSEEGAFLYDVSLRSCPDLLILDYGLIASAPSHTLIAGVGDAIAKWYEASISSGNSSATLTIAAVQQARVLRDILFQKTESAVAHPLREDWKEVVDATVLLAGVSGGLGGANCRTVAAHAVHNALTHLSSSHHNLHGAKVSYGILVQLRLEEMLDNNKLAATSRQQLIKFYKTLGLPCTLEDLGLGKITLEELRRCAQIACQPESDIHRLPFTVKPESLMAAMVSTTFV